Below is a window of Desmonostoc muscorum LEGE 12446 DNA.
TCATTGGCACAGAATTTGGGTTTGAAAACTGTAGCTTGGGCACAGGGTATCGGCCCTTTGCTGCGTCCCCAAACTCGCTACTTGGCAAGGCAAACCTTTAGTCATTGTACCAAAGTCAGTGTCCGCGATCGCGCCAGTGCTGCTTTATTATCTGATTGGCAAATTCCTTGTATCATAGCTCCTGACCCTGTTTGGGCATTGGAATCTAAACCAGTACCAGGGCTTTGGGATTTACCGGCGCCCAGAGTTGCGGTAACGTTGCGATCGCATCCCCAACTTACAGAAGCACGTTTGGCTAACTTGACTCGTGCTTTGGTGGATTTTCAAAAAGCCACCCAAGCGTTTATTTTACTGCTGCCATTTCAAAAAAGTGAAGATTTAAGTATTGCCCAAGCTATTCAACCCCATCTTAAAGATGTCAGCCAGATTTTGTCTCTGGAAGATCCGCAACTTTTAAAAGGTGTGTTTCGCGGTGTGGAAATGGCAATTGGGATGCGCCTGCACAGTTTAATTATGGCTGCTGCTGAAGGTTGTCGCTGTTTTGCTCTGAGTTATGACCCCAAGATAAATCGTCTCATGGAAGACTTAGAAATGCCTGGGTGGGATTTAGGGAGTTTACCCGATGACCCGAATTTGATTAGTCTAACTTGGATGGAGCATTATGCTAATGGCGATCCACTATCACCTGAGCAAATACAATCTTTAGTGGATCGTGCCTTGATGCATCGTGAAATTTTGTATGACGCATTAACTTGACTAAAACTCAAGAAATTTTAGATTTTAGATTTGAAATTGACTCCATAATTAAGATCGCACTAGCGCATACATCTTATTGATATGAGACATGTATCCCACCCACGACGCACCCGCATTCTACAAGCATCATTAGCACCTGAAGAAGTACATAACCGTCAAAAACAACGCGATGATCTTGCTATCCAGTGTCGTGCTATTTTCGAGCGCTTACGTCCAAGTCTCATTGAAACACATTACAACTGGCATATTGCCATTGACCCGGAAACAGAAGAATACCTTATTGACCCAACGCTGTTGGGGATAATGCAAAAAATCCACGAAGCTTATGGCAACATCAACAAAGTAAAACTTACCATATTCCGACTCAACGATACAGGAACCTGCGGCAGGTTATGATTGCAGGTTCATTTGGCGATAATGGCGAGCTATTATTTGAAATTCAGCTTGTTGCTGCTAATGATGAGGAATTTTTCGTTGAAGCTTTACTCGATACTGGGTTTACAGATGGGTGGTTAGCTATTAATAGTCAAGACTTGGAAGTATTAGGGTGGTCATTGATGGCCGCACAAATTGAAATGCGAACAGCACGAGGGGAAGCACGATTCGATATCTATGAAGGTAAACTAATCATAGATGGAACTGAAGTCATAATTCCTGTCCATGTTGGAGATGAAATTCCTGATACCATAATCGGTTCATTGTGGCTGGAAACTATGCAGTTGATCGTTAATAAACCAAAAGGAATATTAACCCTTGAAATGGTAGATAGTATTAACACTATCCTCTGATGAGAATATAGACTACTCACTCATTTTACCGCTGACAATGCCTGACCATTGGACTTTTTTCTCTTGTTCGCGGCGGTAAGAAAAGAAATGTTCTGGAGTTTGAAAAGTACAATAAGATGCGATCGCAATTTGTTCTGCACTAATTCCCAAACTTTCTAGTTGTAAGGCATTTACTCGCCGGACATCAAGTTTTACCTTTCCAGGATTGGGGTCTTCTAATAAAGGTGAATTAGGCAGATTTTGTAATGCTTGGACAATTTTTTGGTCGTCATTATGTGGTATAATGCTGGCTCCGATTTGGGCAGCTACCTCTAAAGAAACTTGGTAAACTTCACCTGCGATCGCTGGCCCCATCGCAATACGTAAATCATGAAGTTGGCTGCCTTGGGTTTGTAAGCGGGCGATCGCTTGGGGGACAATTTTCTTGGCAGTACCCCGCCATCCGGCGTGTATTGCTGACACCTGTCCAGTTTTCACATCGCCAATTAGCACGGGTGTACAATCTGCACTAGCGACCCAGACAGCTTGTAGAGGCTGTTCGCTAATTAAACCATCTGCCGATGCTAAACCATCCTCAAGAGTGCTGGTGGCAATTTCTTGGGGGGTGAGAACAGTATTGCCATGTACCTGCTTTAAGCGATAGACTGATGCCTCTGGTTGCAGTATTAATGTCAGGTCTTGTGGCGATCGCGGCCAAAACTGCCCAGTAAAGAAACCGTGATGCCAATTTTCCAGAATACTGCAAGTTAAATAGGCCAGTCCTTCCCAATTGCGCCAGTGCCAAGTGTGCATCTTCAACCAAACCTAAACAGAAAATCACTCATCAGCCAATTAATGCTAACTTGAACAATGCAATTTGGGTTACTGCTGTGGGATTAGATCTGCAAAATTTAGAAGCAGCCTTGCAAGCAGGGCGCAAGTATCCATATTTACCATTTTCCCTGCATTTTTTGGAAAGTGTCTCCTCAACCAACCAAACCCTCTGGGACATGCTCAACCTTGGGGCTACTTCAGGAACAGTAGTAATTGCAACATCACAAACTGCTGGACGCGGACAATGGGGACGCCAATGGATTTCTCCTGTTGGGGGATTGTATCTTTCGCTAGCAATTTCTTTCGAGCAGAAAATAGAAGCTACTGAGAGTTACCAGCTAACTTTCGCTAGTGCTTGGGGGATTGCGTCTCAATTGCGGCAGCACAACGTGAATGTTGGGATAAAATGGCCCAATGATTTAGTTTTAAACGGTCGCAAGCTAGGCGGCATTTTGACAGAAACCAAAGTAAACAAAGGACAAATTACCCAAGCAGTAATTGGTGTTGGTATTAACTGGGCCAACCCAGTACCAGAAACAGGAATTAATCTGGAATCTTGGCAAGCTTCCCAAAATTCCACACCAATTTCTTGTCTGGAAATGCTCACCTGTAAGGTATTACTAGGAATAGAATCCGGTATACAGTGCCTCTTCCAAGAAGGAATAAGTATACTCTTATCTCGCTATTTAGACTTGCTTACAAACATGGGTGATAAGGTCTACGTCAATAATCTTTCAGGTACTGTAGTCGGGGTGACTCCTCAAGGAAATTTACGAGTTGATTTAGAAACTTATGGCACAAAAGAACTAATCACACCGGAAATTTATATTGAACCCGGTACAATCGGTTTGGGATACCATAAATCTTCCGTTTAAATTTGAGGTTTGTTCAAAATTTCGCTCTTTGGGCAAGACAAACCACTAGCATCATCTCTTTAGGCTAATTACACACAACTGAGAGAACAAATGACGCAGCGCAAAAATTCTGCCCATCATCGTTTGCACTACTTATGGCAGCGAGGTCTGACAAAAAAACGTTTTGCCTCGACGCTACCAGCACAGAGTCTCTGTTGGCTAAGCAGCGTCAGTCTCCTGAGCGGCGGCTTCGTGTCTGCCCAAACGGAAACACAAATAGACAATATTGTTCCCACTGTTGAAAGTTCCCAGCCAACAGTGTTTACAAACCCAGTTAAAAAACAGACTGTTGCGCCCGAAACAGCTCAAACACAACCAGACTTTGCTCAAAGGCGAGCCAGACTCAGACAGAGACTACGCAAGCCAGAAGTTGCTCAATCAAAAGAGCCAATTAGGCAGTCTCAGCCCAAAATCGAAGCTGCTCAACCTGTTGTGATTATCAGACAGTCAAAGCCCAAGCCAGAAACTTCTCAGGTTACCCCTGCAAGGGTAAGAGAGGAAAAGCCTAATACCCCTCCCCGCTCCTTGCCTGAAAAAGTGCCAGAAGTTGCTCAACCAGCAAATAACTCAAACAACACCGTCAGGGCAACGACGGAGAAAACCAAGGATTATAATAACGCCTATATTGACCCCAATAGTTATGATGCCAGCGCAACGGGCACTTATCAAGCACCGAATTCCGTAATTCTCACAGAACGCTCTAGCGGTTGCCGAGCCGTTTTGCCTTCAGGGCAAGGCGTATCAGGTGGGGTTTGTGCTAAAGCACCCCAAACAGGGCGCGTAGCGGATTCTAATGGTAAATCAGCACCTAGTTGGCTGAGAAGAAGTGAAAATGCCCAATTGCCAGTTGTTCCACCAGTGCGACAAGTTGCAAGCACTGGTAACAATAGCAGATGGCGTTCTGTTCAAAGTGTTTCTGGCGGTGACAACAAGACCGCATTCCGTCAAAATAGGTTTATTCCTAATCCAAGCGATTTCGGCACCACCAGAGTGAGTGCAACTCCCATCGCCCCTAGTGGTGGTACTTTGCCCCCACCAATGGCAGATGGTAACATTGCACCCCGCCCTAGCAGTGTAAGTTACGACTTCTCACTGGCATCAGTATTGCCGCAAATCCCCTACAGTCCTAGAATCGCCTATGGCGGTAGTGGAATGATGTACCCGCTCTCTATTCCTGCTTCCATTACCTCTGTGTTTGGTTGGCGAATTCATCCCATCACAGGTAACCAACGCTTCCATGCTGGTACAGACTTGGGTGCGCCTACGGGAACACCAGTTTTGGCTGCTGCTGCTGGTCAAGTGGAGACTGCTAACTGGTTGGGTGGTTATGGTTTAGCCGTTATCGTCAATCACAAATCTGCTGAACAGACTCTCTACGGTCACATGTCAGAAATCTTTGTTCAACCCGGTCAGTGGGTACAGGCAGGGACTATGCTCGGTCGAGTTGGTAGTACAGGAAACTCTACAGGCCCTCACCTGCACTTTGAAGTCCGCCACCTAACACCCAATGGGTGGGTTGCTGCTGACCCAGGCGTGGAATTACAAAGTGGACTGGCCCAGTTACTTCAATCCCTGCGAACTGCCCAAGTAAGTCAGGAACCAGGGAGTTAACTGGGGATTGGGGACTGGGGATTGGGGACTGGGGGAGATAGGGAAGAATAATAACTCTTAACTCCTAACTCCTAACTCCTCACTCCCAATGCCCCATTCCCTATTCCCTACTCCCCATTCCCTACTCCCGATTCCTAAATTACAAATACCCGTGTTCTGCTAAGAATGCGGGTGTAATGTCGTTTATACTATTGTTATCAGGGTCTGTGGTCTGTGCTTTGCCAGAATAGAGGAATTTTTCCACGTATTTGCCGAGAATATCTCCTTCTAGATTTACCAAACTGCCAGGGGTCAAATAGCGAAGATTTGTCTCGGCATAAGTGAGGGGAATTACCGCTACCGTGAATTGGGAAAATTCTGGCTCATATGCGGCTACTGTGAGGCTGATGCCATTGACGGCGATGCTACCTTTGGGGACAATGTAACGTGCGATCGCCTCTGATGCACTAAAGGTCATTTCCCAAGAACTAGCGGTTTGTTCTGCCACTAGCAATCGCCCAATGCCATCTACATGACCCATGACAAAATGACCACCGACTTTGCTGCCAACTCTGAGCGACGCTTCTAAATTGACATATCGCTGTTGGGTTTGCTCTCCTCCCAAACTTGTGCGCCGTAGCGTTTCCGGTGAAGCAGTGGCGATAAATCCATCTTTTAAAACTTTTTCCACCGTCAAACAAACGCCATCTACCGCAACACTGTCACCATAAGCCAAATCTTGCATAATTACTTCACCAGACTGGCCAAGACAAGTAATTTGCCAAGAATCGCCCCCTAAGGGTTTCATTGTTCCTAAAGCTTGGATTAATCCTGTAAACACCGCTTTTTTGCCAAACTAACTCTATTTATTGCCTAATTTTGGCTCAAATGAATTGGTAATTGTCACAGAAATTGAGAATATTTGAGTATATTTTCTGACTTTTTTTTCTATGAGGAATATTAACACATTATCATCCTTCACAAGGCATACTTGGGTAAGAAGCTTATTGTTTAAGCAGACCCATTTGAATTACTCTGGTGTTCACCACAAGTTCGGAGTTTAATAGAAGCAATTATAGAGAACGAATGCTTATGTTTATTACTGTCGCCAAACTGCCCCAAAAAGGGTACTATTTGTTACACAGCATCCAAGGCTCTCAAAAAATTGTAGAGGCTTAGCCAATGATTGAAATGAAAGTCGCTGGCATAGCATTAGATGCCATAACCCGTAGCCCGATCGTACTTTTGAAAGATTCTTCAGATCGGCGGGCTTTGCCAATTTACATCGGTCAGGAACAAGCTAGGGCAATTATGGGGGCACTGGAAAATCAGAAGCCTCCTAGACCCTTGACCCACGATTTGATGGTGAATCTTCTAGAAACCTGGAACATGACTCTAGAGAAGGTGATTATTCACTCCTTACAAAAGGATACATTTTATGCAGCCTTAATTGTCCAGCAAGGTGAGATCAAAAAGGAAATTGACGCCCGTCCTAGTGATGCGATCGCCATTGCCCTCCGCACAAATACACCGATTTGGGTAATGGAAGAAGTCATCGCTGATGCTTCTATCCCTGTTGACCGCGATGCAGATGAAGCCGAACAGCAAGCCTTCCGTGAATTTGTTTCCAATCTCCGCCCTGAAGATTTGATCAAGCGCTTTGGTAATGGCGACAGCTAGAAAAGTTATGAGTTCAGAGTTATGAGTTAAGAGTTATTTTAGTTCAACTCCTAACTCCTAACTCCTAACTATTAACTCCTAACTCTGTTAACGATGCAATACCGACGCTTTGGGAAAACAAATTTGCGCCTCTCGGTTTTTTCCTTGGGAACAATGCGCTACCTGGCTGATTTTGAAAATGCCCAGCAAACCATCGAACAAGCCTTAGCCTTAGGAATTAATCATCTAGAAACTGCCAAAGGTTACGGCAAAAGTCAGGAATATCTTGGTAGGGCGCTAAAAGCTGGTTTATCAGTACCCCGAACGAAGCTGCACGTTACTACTAAAATCCCAGCCACAGCAGATGCTGACACCATGCGTCGGTGCATCGACGAATCCCTAGAACAATTACAAATAGATTATCTAGATTGCTTAGGCATTCATGGCTTGAACACCTGGCAACATTTGGAATGGGTGCAAGCCAAAAATGGCTGTATGCAAGCTGTCGAAGAAGCTGTTGCTGATGGTCGAGTGCGACACGTTGGTTTTTCTACCCACGGTTCGTTAGAACTAATTCAGGCAATTGTAAATACAGATTTTTTTGAATTTGTCAATCTGCATTATTACTATTTTTTCCAACGGCACGCCCCAGCGATTCAACTAGCTGCCGAAAAAGATATGGGGATTTTCATAATTTCCCCTGCCGATAAGGGAGGACGCCTCTACACACCACCCCAAACCCTTAAAGATTTGTGTCAGCCGTATTCACCCTTAGAATTAAACTATCGATTTTTACTTGCTGACGGGCGTATTACTACTTTAAGCGTAGGGCCAGCTAACCCAGAAGAATTAATCGAACCTCTGCGGGTTGCTGAGCGAGATAATCAACTCACACTAGAAGAAATTTCTGCATTTGAGCGATTAGAAAATCAGCAAAAAATTGCTTTAGGAACTGATAAATGTAGCCAGTGTTATGCTTGTTTGCCCTGCCCAGAAAATATCAATATTCCAGAGGTATTGCGGTTACGTAATCTCGCCGTGGCATACGATATGGCTGACTATGGACAATACCGTTACGGAATGTTTGAAAATGCCGGTCATTGGTTCCCTGGAATGAAAGGTAATCGGTGTACAGAATGTGGTGACTGTTTGCCAAGATGTCCAGAAAACTTAGATATTCCAACTTTATTGGAAGATGCTCACCAGAGATTAAGCGGGAAGGCAGGTAGGAGATTGTGGGGATAAAAATGTAAAATTTATAAAGATTAAATAGAGTTAGGAAGATCCGCCCAACCAGGGGTATCTCGCGCAAAGTAAAGATGAAAATTAAAAAAAAAGAAATACCCTACGCCAATCACTGAGGGTTTTCCGTTACAGTGGACGGGCTGTAAGCTTAGTATGGACTACTAGCCGATCGCTGACTATTTTTCTGGCTAGTTTAACAATAGTTGCTGGTGTTTTACCGGCGGCGATATCCTACATCAGTAAGTTAATTGTTGATGCGGTAGTATTTGCCTCTCAAGTTAACTCAGAAAACAATGCTGGTGTCAATATTTATCCTTCTCTGTTGTATGTAGGATTAGAAGCGATCGCTGTCATTTTACTAGCAGGTAGTCAGCGGGGAATCATTATTTGTCAGTCGTTATTGCGGGCACTAATGGGTCAGCGCGTGAATGTACTGATCTTAGAAAAGGCGCTAACACTGGATCTTAGGCAGTTTGAAGACTCAGAATTTTATGACAAATTGACCAATGCCCGACGAGAAGCATCAGTTCGTCCCCTTTCATTAGTAAATCGCACC
It encodes the following:
- the csaB gene encoding polysaccharide pyruvyl transferase CsaB, translating into MRALLSGYYGKGNGGDEALLATLLQMLPPDVTPVVLSGNPEETRDRYNVETHDRMAVLPVIQALRSCDALIWGGGSLIQDVTSIISPFYYGGLMSLAQNLGLKTVAWAQGIGPLLRPQTRYLARQTFSHCTKVSVRDRASAALLSDWQIPCIIAPDPVWALESKPVPGLWDLPAPRVAVTLRSHPQLTEARLANLTRALVDFQKATQAFILLLPFQKSEDLSIAQAIQPHLKDVSQILSLEDPQLLKGVFRGVEMAIGMRLHSLIMAAAEGCRCFALSYDPKINRLMEDLEMPGWDLGSLPDDPNLISLTWMEHYANGDPLSPEQIQSLVDRALMHREILYDALT
- a CDS encoding aspartyl protease; amino-acid sequence: MIAGSFGDNGELLFEIQLVAANDEEFFVEALLDTGFTDGWLAINSQDLEVLGWSLMAAQIEMRTARGEARFDIYEGKLIIDGTEVIIPVHVGDEIPDTIIGSLWLETMQLIVNKPKGILTLEMVDSINTIL
- the pgeF gene encoding peptidoglycan editing factor PgeF, whose product is MHTWHWRNWEGLAYLTCSILENWHHGFFTGQFWPRSPQDLTLILQPEASVYRLKQVHGNTVLTPQEIATSTLEDGLASADGLISEQPLQAVWVASADCTPVLIGDVKTGQVSAIHAGWRGTAKKIVPQAIARLQTQGSQLHDLRIAMGPAIAGEVYQVSLEVAAQIGASIIPHNDDQKIVQALQNLPNSPLLEDPNPGKVKLDVRRVNALQLESLGISAEQIAIASYCTFQTPEHFFSYRREQEKKVQWSGIVSGKMSE
- a CDS encoding biotin--[acetyl-CoA-carboxylase] ligase — its product is MGLDLQNLEAALQAGRKYPYLPFSLHFLESVSSTNQTLWDMLNLGATSGTVVIATSQTAGRGQWGRQWISPVGGLYLSLAISFEQKIEATESYQLTFASAWGIASQLRQHNVNVGIKWPNDLVLNGRKLGGILTETKVNKGQITQAVIGVGINWANPVPETGINLESWQASQNSTPISCLEMLTCKVLLGIESGIQCLFQEGISILLSRYLDLLTNMGDKVYVNNLSGTVVGVTPQGNLRVDLETYGTKELITPEIYIEPGTIGLGYHKSSV
- a CDS encoding M23 family metallopeptidase: MTQRKNSAHHRLHYLWQRGLTKKRFASTLPAQSLCWLSSVSLLSGGFVSAQTETQIDNIVPTVESSQPTVFTNPVKKQTVAPETAQTQPDFAQRRARLRQRLRKPEVAQSKEPIRQSQPKIEAAQPVVIIRQSKPKPETSQVTPARVREEKPNTPPRSLPEKVPEVAQPANNSNNTVRATTEKTKDYNNAYIDPNSYDASATGTYQAPNSVILTERSSGCRAVLPSGQGVSGGVCAKAPQTGRVADSNGKSAPSWLRRSENAQLPVVPPVRQVASTGNNSRWRSVQSVSGGDNKTAFRQNRFIPNPSDFGTTRVSATPIAPSGGTLPPPMADGNIAPRPSSVSYDFSLASVLPQIPYSPRIAYGGSGMMYPLSIPASITSVFGWRIHPITGNQRFHAGTDLGAPTGTPVLAAAAGQVETANWLGGYGLAVIVNHKSAEQTLYGHMSEIFVQPGQWVQAGTMLGRVGSTGNSTGPHLHFEVRHLTPNGWVAADPGVELQSGLAQLLQSLRTAQVSQEPGS
- a CDS encoding riboflavin synthase; its protein translation is MFTGLIQALGTMKPLGGDSWQITCLGQSGEVIMQDLAYGDSVAVDGVCLTVEKVLKDGFIATASPETLRRTSLGGEQTQQRYVNLEASLRVGSKVGGHFVMGHVDGIGRLLVAEQTASSWEMTFSASEAIARYIVPKGSIAVNGISLTVAAYEPEFSQFTVAVIPLTYAETNLRYLTPGSLVNLEGDILGKYVEKFLYSGKAQTTDPDNNSINDITPAFLAEHGYL
- a CDS encoding bifunctional nuclease family protein: MIEMKVAGIALDAITRSPIVLLKDSSDRRALPIYIGQEQARAIMGALENQKPPRPLTHDLMVNLLETWNMTLEKVIIHSLQKDTFYAALIVQQGEIKKEIDARPSDAIAIALRTNTPIWVMEEVIADASIPVDRDADEAEQQAFREFVSNLRPEDLIKRFGNGDS
- a CDS encoding aldo/keto reductase — protein: MQYRRFGKTNLRLSVFSLGTMRYLADFENAQQTIEQALALGINHLETAKGYGKSQEYLGRALKAGLSVPRTKLHVTTKIPATADADTMRRCIDESLEQLQIDYLDCLGIHGLNTWQHLEWVQAKNGCMQAVEEAVADGRVRHVGFSTHGSLELIQAIVNTDFFEFVNLHYYYFFQRHAPAIQLAAEKDMGIFIISPADKGGRLYTPPQTLKDLCQPYSPLELNYRFLLADGRITTLSVGPANPEELIEPLRVAERDNQLTLEEISAFERLENQQKIALGTDKCSQCYACLPCPENINIPEVLRLRNLAVAYDMADYGQYRYGMFENAGHWFPGMKGNRCTECGDCLPRCPENLDIPTLLEDAHQRLSGKAGRRLWG